From Synergistota bacterium, a single genomic window includes:
- a CDS encoding molybdenum cofactor biosynthesis protein, whose protein sequence is MARVVSITEKGRVLSVNVSPYRGVKYPVAEIELIKGFGVKGDYHAGTERQVSLFSIEYLRESPIPPSELRGFVENITIDGISSAKVGDIFKVGNAVIKIKFVGKDKKHSSGRPYMVSRYGWFGDVLRGGMVRVGDEIRKLRSLKIGVIVASDKASAGEREDLSGKVIEEKIMEIGGEVGCYAIVPDDIELIVSKIKEFIEKDCDIVFTSGGTGWSERDVTPEATLRVIERFVPGLSEIMRVEGFRKTPFAILSRGVAGIVGNTLVVNLPGSPKGVSESLDIIMPALLHGIGVLKGWEKECGKKA, encoded by the coding sequence GTGGCAAGAGTGGTGAGTATCACAGAGAAGGGTAGAGTTTTATCTGTTAACGTTTCGCCATACCGTGGGGTAAAATATCCAGTTGCTGAGATAGAGCTTATCAAGGGATTTGGTGTTAAGGGAGATTATCACGCTGGTACGGAAAGACAGGTCAGTCTTTTTTCGATTGAGTATTTGAGAGAAAGTCCTATACCTCCATCGGAGCTTAGGGGATTTGTCGAGAACATCACAATTGATGGAATTTCGTCCGCTAAAGTCGGTGATATCTTTAAGGTAGGAAATGCAGTAATAAAAATTAAGTTTGTGGGGAAGGACAAAAAGCATTCTTCAGGCCGTCCCTATATGGTCAGTCGTTATGGCTGGTTTGGAGATGTATTAAGGGGAGGAATGGTTAGGGTGGGAGATGAGATACGCAAGCTTAGGTCTCTTAAGATAGGAGTTATAGTGGCAAGCGATAAGGCTTCTGCTGGAGAGAGAGAGGATCTAAGTGGAAAGGTAATAGAGGAAAAGATTATGGAGATAGGGGGAGAAGTGGGGTGCTATGCTATCGTTCCAGATGATATCGAACTTATAGTATCTAAGATTAAGGAATTCATTGAAAAAGATTGTGATATAGTATTTACAAGTGGAGGAACCGGTTGGAGTGAAAGAGATGTGACTCCTGAGGCTACTTTGAGAGTTATAGAAAGGTTTGTTCCAGGTTTATCTGAGATAATGAGGGTTGAGGGATTTAGGAAAACGCCATTTGCTATACTCTCGAGAGGAGTTGCAGGAATAGTCGGGAATACGCTTGTGGTCAACTTACCAGGTAGCCCTAAAGGGGTAAGCGAGAGCTTGGACATAATTATGCCGGCGCTATTACACGGTATAGGAGTTCTAAAGGGGTGGGAGAAAGAATGCGGAAAGAAAGCGTAA
- a CDS encoding transcriptional repressor: MRKESVKKREEWRRRLRERLKAFGYRLTPQRMRILETILEAGRGEHLTARELYERVRKRDSNIGFATVYRALELFTSLGLVNALNWGEGYYRYELSSDKPQYHLVCMKCGRVMDGESPSLNSLAKSIADEKSFSVVNLQLYLLGYCERCKKGEEK; encoded by the coding sequence ATGCGGAAAGAAAGCGTAAAAAAAAGGGAGGAGTGGAGAAGAAGGTTAAGGGAGAGGTTGAAGGCTTTTGGATATAGGCTAACCCCTCAGAGAATGCGCATACTTGAGACTATACTTGAAGCGGGTAGGGGAGAGCACTTAACCGCAAGGGAGCTATACGAACGGGTAAGAAAAAGGGATTCAAATATAGGTTTTGCGACAGTCTATAGGGCTCTTGAGCTTTTTACATCTCTTGGGCTTGTGAATGCTCTTAACTGGGGGGAAGGATACTATAGATATGAGCTCTCATCTGATAAGCCACAGTATCATTTAGTATGCATGAAGTGTGGAAGGGTTATGGATGGTGAAAGTCCTTCCTTAAATAGTCTTGCTAAGTCTATAGCTGATGAGAAGTCCTTTTCGGTAGTTAATCTTCAACTATATCTGCTGGGATACTGTGAAAGATGCAAGAAGGGGGAGGAAAAATAA
- a CDS encoding HAD family hydrolase: MQEGGGKIIKPALLAVDLDGTLLSKDGELESHVISEFKRISGLNVRFMLATGRLTVAARRFAESLGSDLPIVACNGALVEDLDGKILFTIPMRKDAIVEVINAVKLIPGFSLHFFTPRGILALKMSEVLRFYMEYIKVGVNIVRSLDEIFKERDIIKLLILSETPKLVDRYLPFLRSYLNGRVYITRSFPTYVEVVDPKANKGVALERLLPYLGYRLEDVMAFGDSENDIEVFKRVGFSVAVANAVSALRRHADYISLRSFGDGVVEALRLFIK; the protein is encoded by the coding sequence ATGCAAGAAGGGGGAGGAAAAATAATAAAACCGGCTCTTTTAGCGGTTGATCTTGATGGAACTCTTCTTTCAAAAGATGGAGAGCTTGAGTCTCACGTTATATCTGAGTTTAAAAGGATATCAGGTCTCAACGTTAGGTTTATGCTAGCCACAGGGCGATTAACTGTGGCTGCACGCAGGTTTGCAGAGAGTCTGGGAAGCGACCTGCCGATAGTTGCATGTAATGGCGCTCTCGTTGAGGACCTTGATGGTAAGATTCTTTTTACCATTCCAATGCGCAAGGATGCTATAGTTGAGGTTATAAATGCTGTAAAGCTGATACCTGGCTTTTCTCTTCATTTTTTTACTCCGCGAGGAATACTGGCTCTTAAGATGTCTGAAGTGTTGCGCTTTTATATGGAGTATATAAAAGTGGGAGTTAATATCGTTAGGAGCTTAGATGAAATATTTAAGGAGCGAGATATAATAAAGCTTCTAATACTTTCAGAAACTCCTAAGCTTGTTGATAGATATCTTCCCTTCTTAAGGAGTTATTTAAACGGGAGGGTTTATATAACCAGATCTTTTCCCACATATGTAGAAGTCGTTGATCCTAAGGCAAACAAGGGTGTAGCTCTTGAAAGACTTTTGCCTTATCTTGGCTATAGGTTAGAAGATGTTATGGCTTTCGGAGATAGCGAAAATGATATCGAGGTTTTTAAAAGAGTTGGATTTTCAGTAGCTGTTGCCAATGCCGTTTCAGCCTTGAGAAGACATGCTGATTATATATCCCTTAGGTCTTTTGGAGATGGGGTGGTAGAAGCCTTGAGGTTATTCATAAAGTGA
- the rapZ gene encoding RNase adapter RapZ — MQFVIITGLSGAGKSLALRSLEDSGYFCIDNLPPVLIPKLVELSLLSQGLERVALVIDIRGREFLEDLNFGLSFLRERGIRFRVIFLEASDEAIIRRFEETRRPHPLQRGTVGLREAIEEERILLVSLREIADFVIDTSNMSPLALRNTIRGIISKGKPSFSMLLISIFSFGFKYGLPLESDLVFDLRFLPNPYYCEDLRSLNGLDDRVKRFVMEKEITQVFLKKLYDMLSFLLPKYINEGKSYMNLAFGCTGGKHRSVVIAEEVAKYLLEEGYSNLRVIHRDIDRG; from the coding sequence ATGCAGTTTGTTATAATAACAGGTTTATCCGGTGCTGGAAAATCCTTGGCTTTAAGAAGCTTGGAGGATAGTGGCTATTTCTGCATTGATAATTTGCCTCCGGTCTTGATTCCCAAGCTTGTGGAGCTTTCGCTCCTTTCTCAAGGATTGGAAAGAGTTGCTTTGGTTATAGATATAAGAGGGAGAGAGTTTCTCGAGGATCTGAATTTTGGTCTTTCCTTTCTGAGAGAAAGAGGTATAAGGTTCAGGGTAATATTTCTTGAGGCGAGCGATGAGGCCATCATAAGGAGATTTGAAGAGACGAGGAGGCCCCATCCTCTTCAAAGGGGCACGGTTGGGCTCAGAGAAGCCATAGAAGAGGAAAGGATCCTTCTCGTTTCATTGAGGGAGATAGCGGACTTCGTTATAGATACCTCTAACATGTCTCCTCTTGCTCTTAGAAATACGATAAGAGGGATTATATCTAAAGGAAAACCCTCTTTTTCAATGCTTTTAATATCTATTTTCTCCTTCGGTTTTAAATACGGCTTACCTCTTGAATCTGATCTTGTGTTTGATCTAAGGTTTCTTCCAAATCCTTATTATTGTGAGGATTTGCGATCGCTAAATGGACTTGATGACAGGGTAAAGAGATTTGTTATGGAGAAGGAGATAACCCAAGTCTTTTTGAAAAAGCTATATGATATGTTAAGCTTCCTTCTTCCTAAATATATAAACGAGGGAAAAAGCTATATGAATTTAGCCTTTGGCTGTACCGGCGGAAAACACAGATCTGTGGTCATAGCTGAGGAAGTAGCTAAATATCTTTTAGAGGAAGGGTATTCGAATCTGAGAGTAATTCACAGGGATATAGATAGAGGATGA
- the yvcK gene encoding uridine diphosphate-N-acetylglucosamine-binding protein YvcK, translating to MRSWFLPGYGLKRWIGVIILGSFVSGLSFGVWRERFHSLILLSLGFFFIAFGIYKLVSSMDRILRKKGATLTDLYEDMERSRGPKVVAMGGGTGLSTLLKGLKKYTANITAVVAVSDEGGSTGRIRRDWGGVAIGDIRNCVLALAEEGNIWASILRYRFSRGELKGHSLGNLLLLALSEIEGDFLRAINRLRRMIGVEAKVLPITLSDIRLRAVFEDGSQVDGEVELSKVRKRIRKLEIIPSGVSPLPEVLEAIERADLIVIGPGSLYTSVIPNLLFKEVVNALRNSSAIKVYICNIMTQPGETEGFSTLDHLKEVEKYLGEGIINYMVVNTGDISQETLERYKEDGAEPVKIDVIPSREKPFILRGDFVFERGGVVRHHSHKLAEVLMSLLKKR from the coding sequence ATGAGAAGTTGGTTTTTACCAGGTTATGGTTTGAAAAGATGGATAGGAGTAATAATCTTGGGTAGCTTCGTATCTGGCTTATCCTTTGGGGTATGGAGAGAGAGGTTTCATTCTCTCATTCTTTTATCACTGGGCTTTTTCTTTATAGCGTTTGGGATTTACAAGCTTGTTTCCTCCATGGATCGCATTTTACGCAAGAAAGGTGCAACCCTAACCGACCTTTATGAAGATATGGAGAGAAGCCGTGGGCCCAAGGTTGTTGCCATGGGAGGAGGAACTGGATTATCAACCCTTCTTAAAGGTCTTAAGAAATATACCGCTAATATCACGGCTGTGGTTGCGGTAAGCGATGAGGGAGGATCCACCGGTAGAATAAGGAGAGATTGGGGAGGAGTTGCCATAGGCGATATAAGAAACTGTGTTCTTGCCCTTGCAGAGGAAGGAAACATCTGGGCTTCGATTTTAAGATATAGATTCAGCAGGGGAGAGCTTAAGGGACACTCGCTGGGCAATTTGCTCCTTTTGGCTTTATCGGAGATTGAGGGTGATTTCTTAAGGGCGATTAACAGGCTTCGAAGGATGATAGGTGTGGAGGCTAAAGTACTCCCAATTACATTAAGCGATATAAGGCTCAGAGCGGTATTCGAAGATGGCAGTCAGGTAGATGGTGAAGTGGAGCTATCGAAAGTTAGGAAAAGGATAAGAAAACTTGAGATAATTCCTTCTGGAGTTTCGCCTTTACCCGAGGTTCTGGAAGCTATAGAGCGGGCCGATCTTATAGTTATAGGGCCAGGTAGTCTTTATACAAGTGTTATACCAAATCTTCTATTTAAGGAGGTAGTCAATGCTCTCAGGAATAGCAGTGCCATTAAGGTTTATATATGTAATATAATGACTCAACCGGGGGAAACCGAGGGTTTCTCAACCTTGGATCATCTTAAGGAAGTGGAAAAGTATCTCGGAGAGGGGATAATAAACTATATGGTGGTTAATACCGGTGATATTTCGCAAGAGACGCTTGAGAGATACAAGGAGGATGGAGCCGAGCCCGTTAAGATTGATGTTATTCCCTCAAGGGAAAAACCGTTTATATTGAGGGGAGATTTTGTTTTCGAGAGAGGAGGAGTAGTCAGACATCATTCTCACAAGCTTGCAGAGGTTCTTATGAGCCTTTTGAAAAAGAGGTGA
- the whiA gene encoding DNA-binding protein WhiA, translating to MSLYLSLREELLERLATTEKSVKAELAGFLSAKRLPSFKIRVDSSSAARKLCRYLDFLGERYLLRSLDGGEYEVSLERFPGFAKDPLVYLGDELIWGDFLRGLFWGCGSMVKPWKGYHLEIGVASLELALGIKEALSDRGIGVSIRQKNGRCYLRFRDISSIRSVLKAMGAERSLRRLEKIGVVRKLRERANREANCDMANAGRIAMASFRDRMLLSKLGDRIDKLPDRLREVAELRIRYPSLSLSEIGSMLNPPASKMSVYRALNRIKRYIKDWREGEDLVFRKSED from the coding sequence GTGTCTCTTTATCTTTCCCTTAGGGAGGAGCTTCTTGAAAGATTAGCTACAACTGAGAAATCGGTGAAAGCAGAGCTTGCTGGCTTTCTATCTGCGAAAAGGTTGCCCTCTTTTAAGATAAGGGTGGATAGCTCATCGGCTGCGAGAAAGCTCTGCAGATATCTCGATTTTCTGGGAGAGAGGTATCTTCTTAGGTCGCTTGACGGAGGAGAGTATGAAGTTTCTCTCGAGAGATTTCCAGGTTTTGCTAAGGATCCGTTGGTGTACCTTGGTGATGAGCTGATTTGGGGGGATTTTTTGCGAGGATTATTTTGGGGATGTGGAAGTATGGTGAAGCCCTGGAAGGGTTATCATCTTGAGATAGGCGTGGCTTCTCTGGAGCTCGCTCTTGGTATTAAAGAAGCACTGAGCGATAGAGGTATAGGCGTCAGTATCAGGCAAAAAAATGGCAGATGTTATCTTCGCTTTAGGGACATATCGAGCATAAGAAGCGTTCTTAAAGCAATGGGGGCTGAGAGATCATTAAGGAGGCTTGAGAAGATAGGAGTGGTTAGGAAACTGAGAGAAAGAGCAAACAGGGAGGCAAATTGTGATATGGCGAATGCTGGAAGGATAGCAATGGCTTCTTTCAGAGATCGTATGCTTTTGAGCAAGCTTGGGGATAGAATCGATAAGCTTCCGGATAGATTGCGTGAGGTAGCAGAGCTTAGGATAAGATATCCTTCTCTAAGTTTGAGTGAGATAGGCTCTATGCTGAATCCACCGGCTTCCAAAATGAGCGTTTACAGAGCGTTAAACAGGATAAAAAGATATATTAAGGATTGGAGGGAGGGGGAAGATCTTGTTTTTCGGAAAAGCGAAGATTAA
- a CDS encoding glycogen debranching enzyme family protein, with protein MFFGKAKINSFEKGISREWVLTDGKGGYASLTLLGVPTRKSHGIFSLNGKSLLIKLEERVKVGKKECFLSTNRYSGVVYPDGYRYIISVDFDPLPTYVFSVNEALIRKRFLFHEDRLFINYELISSIEPVRFEIFPLFPGTSEISPSQHPVEAGTMVDVRGERILIRANCGEYKPRPRWYENVEYMEEGIKGAFWTPGFFSFSLEEGKEATIEVSTRAASLDEDFQRLWGMKKRFFVMLSDSLPKGDETLSLLMSIGNTLLLEKGDYKTILSGYFSLKERARETFISLPGLLLSTGRIDDARLCLLRWLDFFNEGGIPYEIEDENGIYKGEEPTLWCIYSLGRFLAYTNDLNFVRGAFEKMESFFSYMMESGRIDEDGLIVEENPANNWMGIELNGEYIVERKGKLVELNALWYNAVSFLSRLGEAYNIKHSYGKMASLIRESFMKTFWLEDEGYLKDAEESSELRPNQILAFSLPFTPVPRKEGRRALNVIWRHLYTTYGLRTLAPLEKKYKGREEGDELQRLKARWRGMAWPWLLGHFFSALRRFYPEKAYCLRTMWMPLLAHLEEGCIGGVAEVFDGSMPYNPHGDIIYAPSQGEIIRSFVEDVEGYTPPYEREWSEAV; from the coding sequence TTGTTTTTCGGAAAAGCGAAGATTAACAGCTTTGAGAAGGGAATCTCGAGGGAGTGGGTTTTAACCGATGGTAAAGGAGGCTATGCCTCTCTTACCCTACTTGGGGTTCCTACAAGAAAGTCTCATGGCATATTTTCCTTAAATGGAAAATCCCTTCTAATTAAACTTGAGGAGCGTGTAAAAGTGGGCAAGAAGGAGTGTTTCCTCTCTACTAATAGGTATTCTGGGGTAGTTTACCCCGACGGGTATAGGTATATAATCAGCGTCGATTTTGATCCTCTGCCCACTTATGTTTTTTCGGTTAATGAAGCTCTTATAAGAAAGAGATTTCTGTTCCATGAGGACAGACTTTTTATAAATTATGAGCTAATATCTTCGATAGAACCGGTTCGTTTTGAGATATTTCCTCTCTTTCCGGGAACTTCTGAGATCTCTCCTTCTCAGCATCCCGTTGAAGCGGGAACCATGGTAGATGTCAGGGGAGAGAGGATTTTAATTAGAGCGAATTGCGGTGAGTATAAGCCACGTCCTCGCTGGTATGAAAACGTTGAATATATGGAGGAAGGGATTAAGGGAGCGTTTTGGACACCTGGTTTTTTTTCCTTCTCACTTGAAGAGGGAAAAGAAGCTACGATAGAGGTTTCAACAAGAGCTGCGTCCCTTGATGAAGACTTCCAAAGGCTTTGGGGGATGAAAAAGAGATTCTTTGTAATGCTTTCCGACTCACTGCCGAAGGGAGATGAGACGCTATCGCTCCTTATGTCAATTGGAAACACACTTTTGCTTGAGAAGGGAGATTATAAAACCATTCTCTCAGGATATTTTTCTCTAAAGGAAAGAGCAAGGGAAACGTTTATCTCTTTACCAGGGCTACTTCTTTCCACGGGAAGGATAGATGATGCGAGGCTCTGTCTTTTAAGATGGTTAGATTTCTTCAATGAGGGGGGAATCCCCTATGAAATAGAGGATGAAAATGGAATTTATAAGGGTGAAGAGCCGACACTTTGGTGTATTTACTCTTTGGGTAGATTCTTGGCGTATACAAATGATTTGAACTTTGTGAGAGGAGCTTTTGAGAAAATGGAGAGCTTCTTTAGCTATATGATGGAGAGTGGAAGGATCGATGAAGATGGTTTAATCGTTGAGGAAAATCCTGCTAACAACTGGATGGGGATCGAACTCAATGGTGAATACATCGTGGAGAGGAAAGGAAAGCTCGTTGAGCTAAACGCTCTTTGGTATAATGCGGTTTCTTTCCTTTCACGGCTTGGCGAGGCTTATAACATAAAGCATTCCTATGGAAAGATGGCTTCGCTTATCAGGGAAAGCTTTATGAAGACATTTTGGCTTGAGGATGAGGGGTATCTTAAAGATGCAGAAGAGAGCTCTGAGCTCAGACCTAATCAGATACTTGCGTTTTCTCTTCCCTTTACTCCTGTGCCTCGCAAGGAGGGAAGAAGAGCCCTTAATGTCATATGGAGACATCTTTATACGACTTATGGCTTGAGAACTCTTGCTCCACTCGAGAAAAAGTATAAGGGAAGGGAGGAAGGAGACGAGCTTCAGAGGCTTAAAGCTCGTTGGAGGGGAATGGCATGGCCTTGGCTATTAGGACATTTCTTCTCTGCACTGAGGAGATTTTATCCGGAAAAAGCTTATTGTCTACGAACGATGTGGATGCCCCTTTTAGCGCATCTTGAAGAAGGATGTATTGGAGGTGTTGCTGAAGTTTTTGATGGCAGTATGCCTTACAACCCTCATGGAGATATAATATACGCTCCAAGTCAGGGGGAAATTATAAGAAGTTTTGTCGAGGATGTAGAGGGATATACCCCGCCTTATGAAAGGGAGTGGTCTGAAGCTGTATAA
- the gap gene encoding type I glyceraldehyde-3-phosphate dehydrogenase, translating into MTIKIGINGFGRIGRLVLRSALKDSRGEGLEFVAVNDLTDSRTLAHLFKYDSVHGIWEGDVSHDEENIYVNGKKIRVFAKPDPADIPWEEYGVDIVIESTGRFREAEQASKHLRGTVKKVIITAPAKGEDITIVLGVNEKEYDPEKHRIISNASCTTNCLAPVVKVLHENFGIVKGLMSTAHAYTNDQRILDLPHKDLHRARAAAMSIIPTTTGAAKAIGKVIPELKGKLNGIALRVPVANVSIIDFVAELKRNTTVEEVNEVFKKAAEGELKGILAYNDLPLVSRDFNGDSHSSIFDATQTMVIDNMVKVLSWYDNEWGYSCRVVDLAKYIAERL; encoded by the coding sequence ATGACGATTAAAATAGGAATCAACGGCTTTGGTAGAATAGGGAGGCTTGTTTTAAGGTCTGCTCTTAAAGATAGCAGGGGGGAAGGACTTGAATTTGTAGCAGTGAATGATCTCACGGATTCAAGAACTTTGGCTCATCTCTTTAAATACGATTCCGTTCATGGAATCTGGGAGGGAGACGTGAGCCATGATGAGGAAAACATATATGTAAATGGCAAAAAGATAAGAGTTTTTGCGAAGCCGGATCCTGCTGATATACCTTGGGAAGAATATGGGGTGGATATAGTTATAGAGTCCACGGGGAGGTTTAGAGAGGCTGAGCAGGCTTCTAAACACCTTCGGGGTACGGTTAAAAAGGTAATTATAACTGCTCCTGCAAAAGGAGAAGATATAACCATAGTTCTTGGCGTTAATGAGAAGGAGTATGATCCTGAGAAACACAGGATAATTTCTAATGCATCTTGTACCACTAATTGCTTAGCTCCTGTTGTTAAGGTGCTTCATGAGAACTTTGGTATAGTAAAAGGTTTAATGAGCACGGCTCACGCTTATACCAATGACCAGAGGATACTTGACTTGCCTCATAAGGATCTCCATAGGGCTCGTGCTGCTGCCATGTCCATAATTCCCACGACGACGGGGGCAGCTAAGGCTATAGGTAAGGTAATTCCGGAGCTCAAGGGAAAGTTAAATGGAATAGCTTTGAGGGTACCTGTAGCTAACGTTTCGATTATAGATTTCGTTGCTGAGCTTAAGAGAAACACGACCGTTGAGGAGGTTAACGAGGTTTTCAAGAAAGCTGCTGAGGGCGAACTTAAGGGTATCCTTGCTTATAATGATCTTCCTCTCGTTTCAAGAGATTTTAACGGAGATTCTCACTCTTCCATATTTGATGCGACTCAAACTATGGTTATAGATAACATGGTTAAGGTACTTTCATGGTATGATAATGAGTGGGGATACTCTTGCAGAGTGGTTGACCTCGCGAAGTATATAGCTGAAAGGCTCTAA
- a CDS encoding phosphoglycerate kinase, with product MAKKTVKDIDLRGKRILVRVDFNVPLTENREVADDYRIREALPTIRYLMDVGAKSMLVSHLGRPKGKVVDSLRMDPVAKRLSELLGREVKKLNDCIGDEVEAFVKGMKEGDVVLLENVRFHPEEEKNDPEFARKLASLAEVFVNDAFGTAHRAHASTHGVAQYLPAVAGLLMDKEIRFLSSVRDNPKKPYMIILGGAKISDKIAMINNLIDKVDAFLVGGGMANTFLKATGAEIGGSLCEEDKLDLAKELLDKAKEKGVEFVLPVDLRVAETPESAHVEVCSSKKVPEGYAAFDIGPETVDLFKKKLATAKTIFWNGPVGMFEKEPFAEGTNELARFIASLEDIISVAGGGDTASALRKAGVADKFTHVSTGGGASLKFMEGKNLPGIEVLEDK from the coding sequence ATAGCTAAGAAAACGGTAAAGGATATAGATCTTAGAGGGAAGAGGATTCTCGTTCGCGTTGATTTTAACGTTCCTTTAACGGAGAACAGGGAAGTCGCTGATGACTATAGGATAAGGGAAGCTTTACCTACCATAAGATATTTAATGGATGTTGGCGCTAAAAGCATGCTGGTTTCTCACCTTGGAAGGCCTAAAGGAAAAGTTGTAGACTCTCTTAGAATGGATCCAGTTGCTAAGCGTTTAAGTGAGCTTCTTGGACGGGAGGTAAAAAAGCTCAATGATTGCATAGGGGATGAGGTTGAAGCATTTGTTAAGGGAATGAAGGAAGGGGATGTTGTTCTTCTCGAAAACGTGCGCTTTCATCCCGAGGAGGAGAAAAACGATCCGGAGTTTGCCAGAAAGCTTGCTTCTCTCGCAGAAGTTTTTGTTAATGATGCCTTCGGTACCGCTCACAGAGCTCATGCTTCTACGCATGGCGTTGCCCAATATCTGCCAGCGGTTGCTGGTCTTCTTATGGATAAAGAAATAAGATTTCTCTCGAGCGTGAGGGATAATCCGAAGAAACCTTATATGATCATCTTGGGAGGGGCGAAGATAAGCGATAAAATAGCGATGATAAATAATCTTATAGATAAAGTCGATGCCTTTCTCGTTGGAGGAGGAATGGCGAATACTTTCTTAAAGGCCACTGGCGCGGAGATAGGTGGATCGCTATGCGAGGAAGACAAGCTTGATCTCGCTAAAGAGCTCTTGGATAAAGCTAAGGAAAAAGGCGTTGAGTTTGTGCTACCAGTGGATCTCAGGGTGGCTGAAACGCCGGAATCAGCTCACGTGGAGGTATGTTCTTCTAAGAAAGTCCCTGAAGGATATGCGGCGTTTGACATCGGTCCTGAGACGGTGGATCTCTTCAAGAAGAAGCTTGCAACTGCTAAGACGATATTCTGGAACGGTCCCGTGGGAATGTTTGAGAAAGAGCCGTTTGCGGAAGGAACAAATGAGCTGGCGCGTTTTATAGCTTCCCTTGAGGATATTATCTCCGTTGCAGGTGGAGGAGATACAGCTTCTGCTTTAAGAAAAGCCGGGGTTGCGGATAAGTTTACTCACGTTTCCACGGGAGGTGGCGCATCTCTCAAGTTTATGGAAGGAAAGAACTTGCCGGGAATAGAAGTTCTTGAGGATAAGTGA
- a CDS encoding triose-phosphate isomerase, protein MVLRKPLIAGNWKMHKTNDEAEALAKEILSALGGVKEIEVAICPPFTALERVGRIIEGSEISLGAQNMFWEEEGAFTGEVSPKMLVSLECKYVILGHSERRKYFKESDDEIRKKFLKALEFDLIPILCVGENLEDRKAGKTWEVVDSQLTAVLKDVKLDDKEMVIAYEPVWAIGTGVSAKGEDALEVISSIRKRISELLGEDHASKTRILYGGSVKPDNIMEFMQYEDIDGALVGGASLKADSFTGIVKKILSEREWKA, encoded by the coding sequence ATGGTCTTGAGAAAACCACTTATAGCGGGCAATTGGAAAATGCATAAGACTAACGATGAGGCAGAGGCTTTGGCTAAGGAGATATTAAGCGCTTTAGGGGGAGTGAAAGAAATTGAGGTAGCTATTTGTCCTCCTTTTACGGCGCTCGAGAGAGTTGGAAGGATCATCGAGGGAAGCGAGATATCCCTCGGGGCTCAAAACATGTTTTGGGAGGAGGAAGGTGCGTTCACCGGGGAGGTATCTCCCAAAATGCTTGTTTCGCTAGAATGCAAATATGTTATTCTCGGTCACTCTGAGAGAAGAAAATACTTTAAAGAGAGCGACGATGAAATAAGGAAGAAGTTTTTAAAAGCGTTAGAATTTGATTTAATCCCTATATTATGCGTGGGTGAGAATCTCGAAGATAGAAAAGCTGGAAAAACGTGGGAGGTTGTAGATTCGCAGCTTACAGCTGTTCTTAAAGATGTGAAATTAGATGACAAAGAGATGGTGATAGCTTATGAACCAGTTTGGGCTATAGGAACGGGCGTTTCTGCGAAGGGAGAAGATGCTCTCGAAGTAATTTCTTCCATAAGAAAAAGAATTTCTGAGCTTTTAGGGGAAGATCATGCTTCCAAGACGAGGATACTGTATGGTGGTAGCGTCAAACCGGATAATATAATGGAATTCATGCAATATGAAGATATAGATGGAGCTTTAGTGGGGGGAGCCAGCTTGAAAGCTGATAGCTTCACTGGGATAGTTAAGAAGATTCTTTCTGAAAGAGAATGGAAGGCATAG